The following proteins are co-located in the Ensifer sp. WSM1721 genome:
- a CDS encoding single-stranded DNA-binding protein, translating to MAGSVNKVILIGNVGADPEIRRTQDGRPIANLRIATSETWRDRNSGERREKTEWHNVVVFNEGLCKVVEQYVKKGAKLYIEGQLQTRKWQDQNGNDRYTTEVVLQGFNSTLTMLDGRGEGGGAGRGGSDFGGGYEDYDQPRQAPGGARSGGQSNQGGGNFSRDLDDDIPF from the coding sequence ATGGCTGGTAGCGTCAACAAGGTGATCTTGATCGGAAACGTCGGGGCGGACCCCGAAATCCGGCGCACGCAGGATGGCCGGCCGATCGCAAACCTCAGGATCGCTACGTCGGAAACTTGGCGCGACCGCAACAGCGGCGAGCGTCGCGAAAAGACGGAATGGCACAATGTCGTCGTCTTCAACGAGGGGCTCTGCAAGGTCGTCGAGCAATATGTGAAGAAGGGCGCCAAGCTCTACATCGAAGGCCAGTTGCAGACGCGCAAATGGCAGGACCAGAACGGCAATGATCGCTACACGACCGAAGTCGTGCTGCAAGGCTTCAACTCGACGCTGACCATGCTCGACGGTCGCGGCGAAGGCGGCGGGGCCGGTCGCGGCGGCAGCGATTTCGGCGGCGGCTACGAGGATTACGATCAGCCGCGGCAGGCCCCTGGCGGCGCCCGCTCCGGCGGCCAGTCGAACCAGGGCGGCGGCAATTTCTCGCGCGATCTCGACGACGACATTCCGTTCTGA
- the uvrA gene encoding excinuclease ABC subunit UvrA — protein MSELKTISIRGAREHNLKGIDLDLPRNKLIVMTGLSGSGKSSLAFDTIYAEGQRRYVESLSAYARQFLEMMQKPDVDQIDGLSPAISIEQKTTSRNPRSTVGTVTEIYDYLRLLFARVGVPYSPATGLPIESQTVSQMVDRVLEFGEGTRLYILAPLVRGRKGEYKKELAELMKKGFQRVKVDGQFYEIADVPTLDKKYKHDIDVVVDRVVVRPDIATRLADSLETCLTLADGLAIAEFADKPLPPEETSAGGSANKSLNETHESVLFSEKFACPVSGFTIPEIEPRLFSFNNPFGACTTCDGLGSQQKIDEALIVPEPHRTLRDGAIAPWAKSTSPYYNQTLEALGQVFGFKLGSRWSELSEQAQRAILHGTEEKITFHYQDGARSYNTTKTFEGIVPNLERRWKETDSAWAREEIERFMSAAPCPACAGYRLKPEALAVKIHRLHIGEVTEMSIRAARDWFEALPEHLSPKQNEIAVRILKEIRERLRFLNDVGLEYLSLSRNSGTLSGGESQRIRLASQIGSGLTGVLYVLDEPSIGLHQRDNARLLDTLRHLRDIGNTVIVVEHDEDAILTADHVVDIGPAAGIHGGEIVAEGTPSDIMANPKSLTGKYLAGELSVEVPSERRKPKKKKEITVIGARANNLKNVTASIPLGVFTAVTGVSGGGKSTFLIETLYKAAARRIMGARENPADHDRIDGFEHIDKVIDIDQSPIGRTPRSNPATYTGAFTPIRDWFAGLPEAKARGYQPGRFSFNVKGGRCEACQGDGVIKIEMHFLPDVYVTCDVCHGKRYNRETLDVHFKGKSIADVLDMTVEEGVEFFSAVPAVRDKLVTLNQVGLGYIKIGQQANTLSGGEAQRVKLAKELSKRSTGRTLYILDEPTTGLHFHDVAKLLEVLHELVNQGNSVVVIEHNLEVIKTADWIIDFGPEGGDGGGEVIAQGTPEAVVKEPRSYTGHFLKELLERRPVKKVVAAE, from the coding sequence ATGAGCGAACTCAAGACCATCTCCATTCGCGGTGCGCGCGAGCACAATCTCAAGGGCATCGACCTTGACCTGCCGCGCAACAAGCTGATCGTGATGACCGGCCTTTCCGGCTCCGGCAAATCCTCGCTTGCCTTCGACACGATCTATGCCGAGGGCCAGCGCCGCTACGTCGAGAGCCTCTCTGCCTATGCCCGCCAGTTCCTGGAGATGATGCAGAAGCCGGACGTCGACCAGATCGACGGGCTCTCGCCGGCGATCTCGATTGAACAGAAGACGACCTCGCGCAACCCGCGCTCGACAGTCGGCACCGTGACCGAGATCTACGACTATCTGCGCCTGCTTTTTGCGCGCGTCGGCGTGCCCTATTCGCCGGCCACCGGTCTGCCGATCGAGAGCCAGACGGTCAGTCAGATGGTGGACCGCGTACTGGAATTCGGCGAGGGCACGCGCCTCTACATCCTCGCGCCGCTCGTCCGGGGCCGCAAGGGCGAGTACAAGAAGGAACTCGCCGAGCTGATGAAGAAGGGCTTCCAGCGCGTCAAGGTCGACGGCCAGTTTTATGAGATCGCCGACGTCCCGACGCTCGACAAGAAGTACAAGCACGACATCGATGTGGTGGTCGACCGCGTCGTGGTGCGGCCCGATATCGCGACGCGCCTCGCCGACAGCCTCGAAACTTGCCTCACGCTCGCCGACGGCCTGGCGATCGCCGAATTCGCCGACAAGCCGTTGCCGCCGGAGGAGACATCCGCTGGCGGTTCGGCCAACAAGTCGCTGAACGAGACGCATGAGAGCGTGCTCTTTTCGGAGAAGTTCGCCTGCCCGGTCTCGGGCTTTACCATTCCCGAAATCGAGCCACGGCTGTTCTCCTTCAACAATCCCTTCGGCGCCTGCACGACCTGTGACGGTCTCGGGAGCCAGCAGAAGATCGACGAGGCGCTGATCGTGCCGGAACCGCACCGGACCTTGCGCGACGGTGCCATCGCGCCGTGGGCGAAGTCGACCTCGCCCTATTACAACCAGACGCTCGAAGCGCTCGGCCAGGTCTTCGGCTTCAAGCTCGGCAGCCGCTGGAGCGAGCTCTCCGAGCAAGCGCAGAGAGCGATCCTCCACGGTACCGAGGAGAAGATCACCTTCCACTACCAGGATGGCGCCCGCTCCTACAATACGACCAAGACCTTCGAGGGCATCGTGCCCAATCTCGAACGGCGCTGGAAGGAGACCGACAGTGCCTGGGCGCGCGAGGAGATCGAGCGCTTCATGTCGGCGGCACCCTGCCCCGCCTGCGCCGGCTACCGGCTGAAGCCGGAAGCGCTGGCCGTCAAGATCCATCGGCTGCACATCGGTGAGGTCACCGAAATGTCGATCCGCGCTGCCCGCGACTGGTTCGAGGCGCTGCCTGAGCACCTCAGCCCGAAGCAGAACGAGATCGCCGTTCGCATCCTCAAGGAGATCCGCGAACGGCTGCGCTTCCTGAACGATGTCGGCCTCGAATACTTAAGTCTCTCGCGCAATTCCGGCACGCTTTCGGGCGGCGAAAGTCAGCGTATCCGGCTCGCCTCACAGATCGGCTCCGGACTGACCGGCGTTCTCTACGTGCTGGACGAGCCTTCGATCGGCCTGCATCAGCGCGACAATGCCCGGCTGCTCGACACGCTCAGGCACCTGCGCGACATCGGCAACACGGTGATCGTCGTCGAGCATGACGAGGACGCGATCCTGACGGCGGACCATGTCGTGGATATCGGCCCCGCGGCCGGCATCCACGGCGGTGAGATCGTCGCCGAAGGCACGCCCTCAGATATCATGGCCAATCCGAAGTCGCTGACCGGCAAATATCTTGCGGGTGAGTTGTCGGTCGAGGTGCCGAGCGAACGGCGGAAACCAAAAAAGAAGAAGGAAATCACGGTCATAGGAGCCCGGGCTAACAACCTGAAGAATGTGACGGCGTCGATCCCGCTCGGCGTTTTCACCGCCGTCACCGGCGTCTCGGGCGGTGGCAAGTCCACTTTCCTCATCGAAACGCTCTACAAGGCGGCGGCACGCCGCATCATGGGCGCGCGCGAAAACCCGGCCGATCACGACCGCATCGACGGCTTCGAGCACATCGACAAGGTGATCGACATCGACCAGTCGCCGATCGGCCGCACGCCGCGCTCGAACCCGGCGACCTATACCGGTGCCTTCACGCCGATTCGCGACTGGTTCGCCGGGCTGCCGGAGGCGAAAGCACGCGGCTACCAGCCGGGCCGCTTCTCCTTCAACGTCAAGGGCGGCCGCTGCGAGGCCTGCCAGGGCGACGGCGTCATCAAGATCGAGATGCACTTCCTGCCGGATGTCTATGTCACCTGCGACGTCTGCCACGGCAAGCGCTACAACCGCGAAACGCTCGACGTGCATTTCAAGGGCAAGTCGATCGCCGACGTTCTCGACATGACGGTTGAGGAAGGCGTCGAATTCTTCTCAGCCGTTCCCGCCGTGCGTGACAAGCTGGTGACGCTTAATCAGGTCGGGCTTGGCTATATCAAGATCGGCCAGCAGGCGAACACGCTTTCGGGCGGAGAAGCCCAACGTGTGAAGCTCGCCAAAGAACTGTCGAAACGCTCGACCGGACGCACGCTCTATATTCTCGACGAGCCGACAACAGGCTTGCATTTCCACGATGTAGCCAAGCTTCTTGAAGTGCTGCATGAACTTGTCAACCAGGGCAATTCGGTAGTGGTCATCGAGCATAATCTCGAAGTCATCAAGACGGCCGACTGGATCATCGATTTCGGTCCGGAGGGTGGCGACGGTGGCGGCGAGGTCATTGCGCAGGGTACGCCCGAGGCCGTCGTGAAGGAGCCGCGCTCTTACACCGGACACTTCCTGAAGGAGCTTCTGGAGCGTCGGCCGGTGAAAAAGGTGGTGGCGGCGGAGTGA
- a CDS encoding DUF72 domain-containing protein — MANSGKIRVGIGGWNFEPWEGTFYPSDLPKKRQLEFAGKELRTIEVNGTYYSSQKPETFAKWAAEVPDGFIFSLKASRFVTNRRVLSEAGESMERFLTQGLTELGDRLGPILWQFAPTKKFDPEDFEGFLKLMPEKQDGLKLRHVVEVRNPTFQVADFVKLLEKYKVAVVLAEHADYPMIADVTTDFVYARLQKGSDDVKTCYPPKGLDLWAERLKTFAAGGEPDELEKSAPERKPEKAPRDVFAFFITSGKINAPNGARELQKRVDG; from the coding sequence ATGGCAAATTCAGGAAAGATCCGCGTCGGCATCGGTGGTTGGAACTTCGAGCCCTGGGAGGGCACCTTCTACCCTTCCGATCTCCCGAAGAAGCGGCAGCTCGAATTCGCTGGCAAGGAGTTGCGGACCATCGAGGTCAATGGCACCTATTACAGCTCGCAGAAGCCGGAGACCTTCGCCAAATGGGCAGCCGAGGTGCCGGACGGTTTCATCTTTTCGCTGAAGGCCAGCCGCTTCGTGACGAATCGCAGGGTCCTCTCCGAAGCCGGTGAATCCATGGAGCGATTCCTGACGCAGGGGCTGACCGAATTGGGCGACCGTCTTGGACCCATCCTCTGGCAATTCGCGCCGACCAAGAAGTTCGATCCCGAGGATTTCGAAGGCTTCCTGAAGCTCATGCCGGAAAAGCAGGACGGGCTGAAGCTTCGCCATGTCGTCGAGGTCCGCAATCCAACTTTCCAGGTGGCGGATTTCGTGAAGCTGCTCGAGAAGTACAAGGTGGCCGTCGTTCTCGCCGAACACGCGGATTACCCGATGATTGCCGACGTCACCACCGACTTCGTCTATGCGCGGCTGCAGAAAGGCAGCGACGACGTGAAGACCTGCTACCCGCCTAAGGGGCTCGATCTCTGGGCCGAGCGACTGAAGACCTTTGCGGCCGGCGGCGAGCCGGACGAGCTTGAGAAGAGTGCGCCGGAGCGTAAACCCGAAAAGGCACCGCGCGACGTCTTCGCCTTCTTCATTACCTCGGGCAAGATCAACGCGCCGAACGGCGCGAGGGAATTGCAGAAGCGCGTGGACGGCTAA
- a CDS encoding vitamin B12-dependent ribonucleotide reductase: MKIERRFTKAGQSAYAEIEFRKATSEIKNPDGSIVFRLENIDVPAQFSQVAADILAQKYFRKAGVPAKLKRAEENDVPSFLWRSVPNAEALKALPKEEQYGSETDARQVFDRLAGTWTYWGWKGGYFDTEEDASAFRDELAYMLATQRVAPNSPQWFNTGLHWAYGIDGPGQGHFYVDPFTGKLTKSKSAYEHPQPHACFIQSVADDLVNEGGIMELWVREARLFKYGSGTGSNFSHLRAEGEKLSGGGKSSGLMSFLKIGDRAAGAIKSGGTTRRAAKMVVVDIDHPDIEEYINWKVKEEQKVAALVTGSKIVAKHLKAIMKACVNCDGSDDACFDPKQNPALKREIRAAKQALVPENYVKRVIQFARQGYKDIEFKTYDTDWDSEAYLTVSGQNSNNSVSIKDDFLRAVEADGDWHLTARKDGRVMKTVKARDLWESISYAAWASADPGLHFNTTMNDWHTCPAAGPIRASNPCSEYMFLDDTACNLASLNLMQFKDAATKRINIGDYEHAVRLWTLVLEISVMMAQFPSREIAELSYEYRTLGLGYANIGGLLMSSGIPYDSPEGRAIAGALTAIMTGVAYATSAEIAAKLGPFPNFAPNRDNMLRVIRNHRRAAHGETAGYEGLSVNPVALVHGDCPDQELIAHAKSAWDKAVELGEKHGYRNAQATVIAPTGTIGLVMDCDTTGIEPDFALVKFKKLAGGGYFKIINRAVPEALRTLGYTESQIAEIEAYAVGHGNLNQAPAINPATLKAKGFTDEKVDAVNAALKSAFDIKFVFNQWTLGADFLKDTLKVTDEQLASIDFNLLEHLGFSKRDIEAANIHICGAMTLEGAPFLKAEHLPVFDCANPCGKIGKRYLSVESHIRMMAAAQPFISGAISKTINMPNEATVEDCKNAYMLSWKLALKANALYRDGSKLSQPLNASLIEDEEEEEAIEELMQAPAAAQAVAVTEKIVERVIEKVVRAREKLPNRRQGYTQKAIVGGHKVYLRTGEFGDGRLGEIFIDMHKEGAAFRAMMNNFAIAISLGLQYGVPLEEYVEAFTFTKFEPAGMVQGNDAIKNATSILDYVFRELAVSYLGRHDLAHVDTSDFSNTALGRGIQEGKTNLVSTGWTRGYKPTLVGGSGDRSEPKGAATAAPTRASGGATVTSIAGNAVRRLEPAVAATTSEVVAFKRDYEERAAELAEEIAEEVEQEVTALFSDKAAAEAASAKSEAKKVEAERRARSIMQGYTGNMCSECQNFTMVRNGTCEKCDTCGATSGCS; encoded by the coding sequence ATGAAGATCGAGCGTCGTTTCACGAAGGCAGGGCAATCCGCCTATGCCGAGATAGAATTCCGCAAGGCGACGAGTGAGATCAAGAATCCAGACGGGTCGATCGTTTTCCGGCTCGAGAATATCGACGTGCCCGCGCAGTTCTCGCAGGTCGCCGCCGATATTCTCGCGCAGAAATATTTCCGCAAGGCCGGCGTGCCTGCGAAGCTGAAGCGCGCCGAGGAAAACGACGTCCCCTCTTTCCTGTGGCGCTCGGTTCCGAACGCGGAAGCGCTGAAGGCGCTGCCGAAGGAAGAGCAATACGGCTCCGAAACCGATGCCCGCCAGGTCTTCGATCGCCTGGCCGGCACCTGGACCTACTGGGGCTGGAAGGGGGGCTACTTCGACACCGAGGAAGATGCGTCCGCCTTCCGTGACGAACTCGCCTACATGCTCGCCACCCAACGCGTCGCGCCGAACTCGCCGCAATGGTTCAACACCGGCCTGCACTGGGCTTATGGCATCGATGGCCCCGGCCAGGGTCACTTCTATGTCGATCCCTTCACCGGCAAGCTGACGAAGTCCAAGTCCGCTTACGAACACCCGCAGCCACATGCCTGCTTCATCCAATCGGTTGCCGACGACCTCGTGAACGAGGGCGGCATCATGGAACTCTGGGTGCGCGAGGCGCGCCTCTTCAAATACGGCTCCGGCACCGGCTCCAATTTCTCGCACTTGCGCGCTGAAGGCGAGAAGCTCTCGGGCGGCGGCAAGTCCTCCGGCCTCATGAGCTTCCTGAAGATCGGCGACCGCGCCGCCGGCGCCATCAAGTCGGGCGGGACGACGCGCCGTGCCGCCAAGATGGTGGTCGTCGATATCGACCATCCGGATATCGAGGAATATATCAACTGGAAGGTGAAGGAAGAGCAGAAGGTCGCCGCTCTCGTCACCGGCTCGAAGATCGTCGCCAAGCACCTGAAGGCGATCATGAAGGCCTGCGTCAACTGCGACGGCAGCGACGATGCCTGCTTCGACCCGAAGCAGAACCCGGCTCTGAAGCGCGAGATCCGCGCTGCCAAGCAGGCTCTGGTTCCGGAAAACTACGTCAAGCGCGTCATCCAGTTCGCGCGCCAGGGCTACAAGGACATCGAGTTCAAGACCTATGACACGGACTGGGACTCTGAAGCCTATCTGACCGTCTCCGGTCAGAACTCCAACAACTCCGTCTCGATCAAGGACGACTTCCTGCGCGCCGTCGAGGCCGATGGCGATTGGCACCTGACCGCCCGCAAGGACGGTCGCGTAATGAAGACCGTCAAGGCGCGCGATCTCTGGGAGTCGATCTCCTATGCCGCCTGGGCCTCGGCCGATCCGGGCCTGCACTTCAACACGACGATGAACGACTGGCACACCTGCCCGGCTGCCGGCCCGATTCGCGCGTCGAACCCGTGCTCGGAATACATGTTCCTCGACGACACGGCCTGCAATCTCGCATCGCTCAACCTGATGCAGTTCAAGGACGCCGCCACCAAGCGGATCAACATCGGCGATTACGAACATGCCGTCCGCCTCTGGACGCTCGTGCTCGAAATCTCGGTGATGATGGCGCAGTTCCCGTCGCGCGAGATCGCCGAACTCTCCTATGAGTACCGCACGCTCGGCCTCGGCTATGCCAATATCGGCGGCCTGCTGATGTCATCCGGCATCCCCTATGATTCGCCCGAAGGCCGCGCCATCGCCGGCGCGCTGACGGCGATCATGACCGGCGTCGCCTATGCCACCTCGGCAGAAATCGCCGCCAAGCTCGGCCCCTTCCCCAACTTTGCGCCGAACCGCGATAACATGCTGCGCGTCATACGCAACCATCGCCGCGCGGCTCATGGCGAGACGGCCGGCTATGAGGGGCTCTCGGTCAATCCGGTTGCGCTCGTCCATGGCGATTGCCCCGATCAGGAGCTGATAGCGCATGCCAAAAGCGCTTGGGACAAGGCGGTCGAGCTCGGCGAGAAGCACGGCTACCGCAACGCCCAGGCGACGGTGATCGCGCCTACCGGCACGATCGGTCTCGTCATGGATTGCGACACCACCGGCATCGAGCCCGACTTCGCGCTGGTAAAATTCAAGAAGCTCGCCGGCGGCGGCTATTTCAAGATCATCAACCGCGCCGTGCCGGAAGCGCTGCGCACGCTCGGCTACACGGAGAGCCAGATCGCCGAGATCGAGGCCTACGCCGTCGGCCACGGCAACCTCAACCAGGCGCCCGCCATCAACCCGGCGACGCTGAAAGCGAAGGGCTTCACCGACGAGAAGGTCGATGCCGTCAACGCCGCACTGAAATCGGCCTTCGATATCAAGTTCGTCTTCAATCAGTGGACGCTCGGCGCCGATTTCCTCAAGGACACGCTGAAGGTCACCGACGAGCAGCTCGCCTCGATAGACTTCAACCTCCTTGAGCACCTGGGCTTCTCGAAGAGGGACATCGAAGCCGCCAATATCCATATCTGCGGCGCGATGACGCTCGAAGGCGCGCCATTCCTGAAAGCGGAGCACCTGCCGGTCTTCGATTGCGCCAATCCCTGCGGCAAGATCGGCAAGCGCTATCTTTCGGTCGAAAGCCATATCCGCATGATGGCGGCCGCCCAGCCCTTCATCTCGGGCGCGATCTCCAAGACGATCAACATGCCGAACGAGGCCACCGTCGAGGATTGCAAGAACGCCTATATGCTCTCCTGGAAGCTGGCGCTGAAGGCCAACGCCCTCTACCGCGACGGCTCGAAGCTGTCGCAGCCGCTGAACGCCTCGCTGATCGAGGACGAAGAGGAAGAGGAAGCGATCGAAGAGCTGATGCAGGCGCCGGCTGCGGCTCAGGCCGTCGCGGTCACCGAGAAGATCGTCGAGCGCGTCATCGAGAAGGTGGTGCGTGCCCGCGAGAAGCTACCGAACCGCCGCCAGGGCTATACCCAGAAGGCGATCGTCGGCGGCCACAAGGTCTACCTGCGGACCGGCGAATTCGGCGATGGTCGTCTTGGCGAGATCTTCATCGACATGCATAAGGAAGGTGCCGCCTTCCGCGCGATGATGAACAACTTCGCCATCGCCATCTCGCTCGGCCTGCAATATGGCGTGCCGCTGGAGGAATACGTGGAGGCCTTCACCTTCACCAAGTTCGAGCCGGCCGGCATGGTCCAAGGCAATGACGCGATCAAGAACGCGACGTCGATCCTCGACTATGTCTTCCGCGAGCTCGCCGTCTCCTATCTCGGTCGCCACGACCTGGCCCATGTCGACACGTCCGACTTCAGCAACACGGCGCTCGGCCGCGGCATCCAGGAAGGCAAGACCAATCTCGTCTCGACCGGCTGGACCCGTGGTTACAAGCCGACGCTCGTCGGCGGCTCGGGCGACCGCTCCGAGCCGAAGGGTGCAGCAACCGCCGCGCCTACCCGCGCCTCCGGCGGCGCCACGGTGACCTCGATCGCCGGCAATGCCGTCCGCAGGCTGGAGCCGGCAGTGGCCGCGACTACCTCGGAAGTCGTCGCCTTCAAGCGCGACTACGAGGAGCGCGCCGCCGAGCTTGCCGAGGAGATCGCTGAAGAGGTCGAACAGGAGGTAACCGCCCTGTTCTCCGACAAGGCTGCGGCGGAGGCTGCATCCGCCAAGAGCGAGGCCAAGAAGGTCGAAGCCGAACGTCGCGCCCGCTCTATTATGCAGGGCTACACCGGCAACATGTGCTCCGAGTGCCAGAACTTCACGATGGTGAGGAATGGTACCTGCGAGAAGTGCGACACGTGCGGTGCGACGAGCGGCTGCAGCTGA
- a CDS encoding GNAT family N-acetyltransferase translates to MATPLLDIIPTDPNPDDIRAIVAALNVYNTANSGMADQPGFAVIIRDPETRAAVGGLYAVDGYGWAFIRYLAIPEEYRGHGLGRRLMEEAEKIAKARGYIGLWLDTFEFQARPFYEKLGFELFGELEGGPGAIPRYFLKKRL, encoded by the coding sequence ATGGCTACCCCCCTCCTCGACATCATCCCCACCGATCCCAATCCCGACGACATCCGCGCGATCGTCGCGGCCTTGAACGTCTACAACACTGCCAACAGCGGCATGGCCGACCAGCCCGGCTTTGCCGTCATCATCCGCGATCCGGAAACGCGAGCGGCCGTCGGCGGGCTTTATGCCGTCGACGGTTATGGCTGGGCCTTCATCCGCTATCTGGCGATCCCCGAAGAATATCGCGGGCACGGGCTCGGGCGGCGGCTCATGGAGGAGGCGGAGAAAATCGCCAAGGCGCGCGGCTATATCGGCCTGTGGCTCGACACCTTCGAATTCCAGGCGCGACCCTTCTATGAGAAGCTCGGCTTCGAGCTCTTCGGCGAACTCGAAGGCGGGCCGGGTGCCATTCCGCGCTATTTCCTCAAGAAGCGCTTGTGA
- a CDS encoding glutathione S-transferase family protein — MTEKPRVFGAAYSVYVRIVRLTLVEKGVDYDLVPINIFASDGPPPAYLERHPFGRIPAFEHNGFRLYETGAVTRYADDVFDGSKLQPADVRERARCNQLMSIADNYAYPTLVWGIYVERISKPAKGATADEATIAAALPKARTCLEAMSDIMGTAPWLAGETMSLADLYAAPMFDYFLMAPEGREMIRQYENLGAWWSRIAARSSMNETQPI, encoded by the coding sequence GTGACGGAAAAACCACGCGTGTTCGGAGCGGCGTACAGCGTTTACGTGCGGATCGTGCGGCTTACGCTGGTCGAGAAGGGTGTGGATTACGATCTCGTTCCTATCAATATCTTTGCGAGCGATGGCCCGCCGCCCGCCTACCTGGAACGGCATCCCTTCGGGCGCATTCCTGCCTTTGAACACAATGGATTCAGGCTGTACGAGACCGGTGCGGTAACACGCTACGCCGACGACGTGTTCGACGGGTCGAAGCTTCAGCCTGCCGATGTTCGGGAGCGAGCCCGTTGCAACCAACTGATGAGCATCGCCGACAACTATGCCTATCCCACTTTGGTGTGGGGAATTTACGTGGAGCGAATCTCCAAGCCCGCGAAGGGCGCGACCGCTGATGAGGCCACGATCGCCGCGGCGCTTCCGAAGGCGCGGACATGCCTGGAGGCGATGTCCGACATCATGGGAACGGCACCCTGGCTTGCCGGCGAGACCATGTCGCTGGCTGATCTCTATGCCGCGCCGATGTTCGACTACTTCCTCATGGCGCCGGAAGGCCGGGAGATGATCCGGCAATATGAAAACCTAGGGGCGTGGTGGTCCCGAATCGCTGCCCGGTCCTCTATGAATGAAACTCAGCCAATCTAG
- a CDS encoding DUF1775 domain-containing protein: MTKIRFAFLTTGLTLAAAGFAHAHATFEVDKAPAEKTFKAVLQVPHGCDGKATTEVQVKLPEGFVFAKPQPKPGWQVEIIEGDYQKTYDNHGTKVSSGPVEIRWKGGNLPDEYYDTFVIRGKLSGFDQETVLAFPTAQLCGADGKVVWDEVPAKGQDAHSLENPAPTVTVTLAGGDEHASHGGKQGQEVTAGPVEAGDLQISGGAVKAMLPGAKVGGGGFVVKNNGSTDDRLLAVESPAAGRVELHEMTMENDVMRMRKLDDGIAIPAGETIELKSGGLHLMFMEVKQPFVEGDSVPVTLTFEKAGKVDYALPVGAASGHDTPGHEHK, from the coding sequence ATGACCAAGATCAGATTTGCTTTTCTCACCACCGGGCTGACGCTCGCTGCCGCCGGTTTCGCTCATGCTCATGCGACGTTCGAAGTCGACAAAGCGCCCGCCGAAAAGACCTTCAAAGCGGTCCTGCAGGTGCCGCACGGCTGCGACGGCAAGGCGACGACGGAAGTGCAGGTGAAGCTGCCCGAGGGGTTTGTCTTCGCCAAGCCGCAGCCCAAGCCGGGCTGGCAAGTCGAAATTATCGAGGGAGACTATCAGAAGACCTACGACAATCACGGGACGAAGGTTTCGTCCGGTCCAGTCGAGATCCGCTGGAAGGGCGGCAATCTGCCTGATGAATATTACGATACATTCGTCATCCGCGGAAAACTCTCGGGCTTCGACCAGGAAACCGTGCTCGCCTTTCCGACAGCGCAACTCTGTGGCGCCGACGGCAAGGTCGTCTGGGATGAGGTACCGGCCAAGGGGCAGGACGCCCATTCGTTGGAGAACCCGGCGCCGACCGTGACGGTAACGCTTGCCGGCGGAGATGAGCATGCGAGCCATGGCGGAAAGCAGGGACAGGAAGTGACTGCCGGCCCGGTTGAGGCCGGCGATCTCCAGATCTCGGGCGGGGCGGTGAAGGCGATGCTTCCGGGCGCCAAGGTCGGTGGCGGCGGCTTCGTCGTCAAGAACAACGGCAGCACCGACGACCGGCTGCTTGCCGTAGAAAGCCCGGCCGCCGGACGCGTCGAACTGCATGAGATGACGATGGAGAACGACGTCATGAGGATGCGAAAGCTCGACGATGGCATCGCGATCCCTGCCGGCGAGACCATCGAACTCAAGAGCGGCGGCCTGCACCTGATGTTCATGGAAGTGAAACAGCCCTTCGTTGAGGGCGATAGCGTGCCGGTGACACTCACCTTCGAGAAGGCTGGGAAAGTGGACTACGCCCTGCCGGTCGGCGCCGCAAGCGGTCACGATACGCCCGGTCATGAGCATAAATAG